A section of the Engystomops pustulosus chromosome 3, aEngPut4.maternal, whole genome shotgun sequence genome encodes:
- the PPP1CB gene encoding serine/threonine-protein phosphatase PP1-beta catalytic subunit translates to MADGELNVDSLISRLLEVRGCRPGKIVQMTEAEVRGLCIKSREIFLSQPILLELEAPLKICGDIHGQYTDLLRLFEYGGFPPEANYLFLGDYVDRGKQSLETICLLLAYKIKYPENFFLLRGNHECASINRIYGFYDECKRRFNIKLWKTFTDCFNCLPIAAIVDEKIFCCHGGLSPDLQSMEQIRRIMRPTDVPDTGLLCDLLWSDPDKDVQGWGENDRGVSFTFGADVVSKFLNRHDLDLICRAHQVVEDGYEFFAKRQLVTLFSAPNYCGEFDNAGGMMSVDETLMCSFQILKPSEKKAKYQYGGLNSGRPVTPPRTANPPKKR, encoded by the exons TGCGAGGATGTCGCCCCGGAAAGATCGTACAGATGACGGAGGCCGAGGTGCGGGGGCTCTGCATAAAATCCAGGGAAATCTTCCTCAGCCAGCCCATCCTGCTGGAACTGGAGGCTCCGCTCAAGATCTGCG GTGATATCCACGGGCAATACACAGATTTACTCCGGTTGTTTGAATACGGCGGCTTCCCCCCAGAAGCCAATTACCTCTTCCTGGGGGATTATGTGGACAGAGGGAAGCAGTCGCTGGAGACCATCTGCCTGCTGCTGGCGTATAAAATCAAATACCCCGAGAACTTCTTCCTGCTCCGAGGAAACCACGAGTGCGCCAGCATCAACCGCATCTACGGCTTCTACGATGAGT GCAAACGGAGGTTTAACATCAAGCTGTGGAAGACATTTACCGACTGCTTCAATTGCCTGCCGATCGCCGCCATCGTGGACGAGAAGATCTTCTGTTGTCACGGAG GACTCTCCCCAGATCTACAGTCTATGGAACAAATCCGCAGAATCATGAGGCCCACAGATGTCCCTGACACAG GTTTGCTCTGTGACCTTCTGTGGTCAGATCCAGATAAAGACGTGCAGGGCTGGGGTGAGAACGACCGCGGGGTTTCCTTCACCTTTGGAGCAGATGTGGTTAGCAAATTCTTGAATCGACACGACTTGGATCTGATCTGTCGGGCTCATCAG GTAGTAGAGGACGGCTACGAATTCTTTGCCAAGCGGCAGCTGGTCACCCTGTTCTCTGCCCCAAATTACTGCGGGGAGTTTGATAATGCTGGGGGGATGATGAGCGTGGATGAAACCCTGATGTGCTCCTTCCAG ATCCTGAAACCTTCAGAAAAGAAAGCAAAGTACCAGTACGGGGGATTAAACTCTGGGCGCCCCGTGACGCCTCCCCGGACAGCCAACCCTCCCAAGAAGAGgtga